In Acidianus brierleyi, one genomic interval encodes:
- a CDS encoding DMT family transporter produces the protein MHLKKGFYDLLLTSFLWGTIGIATQFFYIQGANPYSLVLFRSISSAIISFFIIKIRNILNLKQIILGLFAAAFYETYIYTITIDGAALSAVLLYTAPLWVFMLSKLLVKESTNAIKIISSICIVIGLYIIYEGTLNLMETLLGLMSGFTYALLVSYSRYLQIRGSKEWEMIASQSIWSIPFVIILEIFSKINLPSIFGGIYLGIFATILPYFFFYRGMKKSDSGTATIISALEPVFTIILAYIFLKESLNFVQFIGTIIILISVIINGMTFSTSGSN, from the coding sequence ATGCACTTAAAGAAAGGTTTTTATGATCTATTATTAACCTCGTTCTTATGGGGAACTATTGGTATAGCAACACAATTTTTCTATATCCAAGGTGCTAATCCTTATTCATTAGTTTTATTTAGAAGTATTTCTTCAGCAATAATATCTTTTTTCATTATAAAAATTAGAAATATACTTAACCTCAAACAAATAATTCTTGGTTTATTCGCAGCAGCTTTTTACGAAACATACATTTATACCATAACTATAGACGGAGCAGCATTATCTGCTGTTTTATTATATACTGCGCCTCTATGGGTTTTCATGTTATCTAAACTCCTTGTTAAGGAATCTACAAACGCAATAAAAATCATATCCTCTATATGTATCGTTATAGGCCTTTACATAATCTATGAAGGAACGTTAAATCTGATGGAAACGTTATTAGGCCTTATGTCGGGCTTTACTTACGCTCTATTGGTTTCCTACTCTAGATATTTACAAATTAGAGGATCAAAGGAGTGGGAAATGATAGCTTCTCAGTCCATATGGTCTATTCCATTTGTAATAATACTCGAAATATTCTCTAAAATAAACTTACCTTCTATTTTTGGAGGCATATATCTTGGTATTTTTGCAACAATCTTACCATATTTTTTCTTCTATAGAGGAATGAAAAAGAGTGATTCTGGAACAGCAACTATAATTTCGGCTTTAGAGCCAGTATTTACGATAATTTTAGCTTACATATTTTTGAAGGAAAGTCTAAATTTTGTTCAATTTATAGGAACAATAATAATATTAATTTCAGTAATAATCAACGGAATGACATTTTCCACTTCAGGAAGTAATTAG
- a CDS encoding FAD-dependent oxidoreductase, whose product MDAKILSIDKVGDKLIMKLDTKLNFKPGNTIDVIFDNDKRTFSIASSPFEDFLMFATKIRNSAFKQRLSTLKPGDKLSFEGPFEDEFVIKDSDEYVFITKGIGITPIRSMILYLLKDKPKSKIILFYEPDDDGTILFKEDLEKVAKFEKPSADELRPYQDALFYISGMPTNTKEYAKLALDAGGKTGKIIIEPFSGYP is encoded by the coding sequence ATGGATGCAAAAATACTTTCAATAGATAAAGTTGGAGATAAATTGATAATGAAATTAGACACCAAATTAAACTTTAAACCAGGCAATACTATAGATGTAATCTTTGACAATGATAAGAGAACATTTTCAATAGCTAGTTCGCCTTTTGAGGACTTTCTAATGTTTGCTACTAAAATTAGAAATTCAGCATTCAAACAAAGATTATCGACCTTGAAACCTGGAGATAAGTTAAGTTTTGAAGGCCCATTTGAAGACGAATTTGTAATAAAAGATTCAGACGAATATGTATTTATAACAAAAGGTATAGGAATAACACCTATAAGATCAATGATCCTTTACTTATTGAAAGATAAACCTAAATCAAAAATAATATTGTTCTATGAACCTGATGATGATGGAACTATATTATTCAAAGAAGATTTGGAAAAAGTAGCAAAATTTGAGAAACCTTCCGCAGATGAATTACGACCTTATCAAGACGCATTATTCTATATTAGTGGAATGCCGACAAATACAAAAGAATACGCTAAACTTGCATTGGATGCAGGCGGTAAAACTGGCAAAATAATTATAGAACCTTTCAGTGGATATCCATAA
- a CDS encoding MFS transporter — protein MGSPFKNSPFKEFDDLRLSFNHIKVWYTSGMGFFTDAYDLFIISAMLDIFGTQNLPGFHLTPFTESLLASSALITAVLGQLTFGFLADKFGRKSVYGIEATLLALGALLSAFAPNIIWLIIFRSIMGFGIGGDYPVSATIMSEYANVKDRGKLVALVFANQGLGSLAAVAVGAISAYVLPLSIAWRVMAGIGAIPAASVIYLRRKVPETPRYAALVKGDYKEAQRSATFMGTKLQANNVVSKKLSFGQFLGKYGALLLGTAGTWFITDIALYGTGIYSGAIVTSILGKPPSIGYEIVEQGVPFTVGFFGYFTAVGLMDRLGRKWIQTQGFAIMAAIYAIVSAILVTSGTKVTGFIIPTTEAFAIYALSYLFIDFGPNTTTFVIPAEVYPTNYRTRGHGISAAAGKTGAAITTYLFPYLLTGIGIKGVLEMLAGVSIVGALLTVFFIKEPKLKSLEEISDEETVEKQSSQSQ, from the coding sequence ATGGGATCACCTTTCAAAAATTCGCCATTTAAAGAATTTGATGATCTAAGGCTAAGTTTTAATCATATCAAAGTTTGGTACACTTCTGGCATGGGATTCTTTACTGATGCCTACGATTTGTTTATCATTTCAGCAATGTTAGATATATTTGGAACGCAAAATTTACCAGGATTTCATTTAACTCCTTTTACTGAGTCATTATTAGCATCCTCTGCGTTAATCACTGCGGTCTTAGGACAGCTAACTTTTGGATTCTTAGCGGACAAATTTGGCAGAAAATCAGTTTATGGAATAGAGGCAACTTTGTTGGCATTGGGAGCTTTACTTTCAGCTTTTGCTCCTAACATAATTTGGCTAATAATATTCAGATCTATAATGGGATTTGGAATAGGAGGAGATTATCCAGTATCAGCAACTATAATGAGCGAATATGCCAATGTAAAAGACAGAGGCAAATTAGTTGCTCTAGTATTTGCTAATCAAGGTTTGGGAAGCTTAGCCGCAGTAGCAGTAGGCGCAATTTCTGCTTATGTGTTACCTTTGTCAATAGCGTGGAGAGTTATGGCAGGCATAGGTGCAATTCCAGCAGCTTCTGTTATATATCTAAGGAGAAAAGTACCAGAAACTCCCAGGTATGCTGCACTAGTAAAGGGAGATTATAAAGAAGCTCAGAGATCCGCTACATTTATGGGGACTAAATTACAAGCGAATAATGTAGTTAGTAAAAAACTTTCATTTGGTCAATTCTTAGGAAAATATGGGGCATTACTTTTAGGTACTGCTGGTACATGGTTTATAACGGATATAGCGCTTTATGGGACTGGAATATATTCTGGTGCTATAGTTACTTCAATTTTAGGAAAGCCTCCGTCAATTGGATATGAGATAGTAGAACAAGGCGTTCCTTTCACGGTAGGATTCTTTGGGTACTTTACTGCAGTAGGATTAATGGATAGATTAGGAAGAAAGTGGATACAAACGCAAGGCTTTGCTATTATGGCAGCAATATATGCAATAGTATCAGCTATATTGGTAACTTCAGGAACAAAAGTTACAGGATTTATAATTCCAACAACAGAAGCTTTCGCAATATACGCTTTATCATACTTATTTATAGACTTTGGTCCTAATACTACTACATTTGTTATACCGGCGGAAGTATATCCTACTAACTATAGAACTAGGGGGCATGGTATTTCAGCAGCAGCAGGAAAAACTGGTGCAGCAATAACTACATATTTGTTCCCATACCTATTAACAGGAATAGGAATTAAGGGGGTCTTAGAGATGTTAGCAGGAGTTAGCATAGTAGGCGCGTTGCTTACAGTGTTCTTTATAAAAGAGCCAAAGCTAAAGAGCTTAGAAGAGATATCTGATGAAGAAACAGTAGAAAAACAATCTTCGCAATCTCAATAA